A single window of Selenomonas sputigena DNA harbors:
- a CDS encoding hemolysin family protein: protein MEDPFLLSLKILVVFLLVFGNAFFVAAEFSIVKMRSSRLDVLIAEGNRRASYAKKLADRLDVALSVTQLGITIVSLGLGWLGEPVVASLLHPAFSWFGVPESAVETVSFAIAFFLITSLHIVGGELIPKNVAIRKVESVALTVALPLLVFQRIMYPFVWLLNHVANWAEERMGFSVVTKEEDVAHTEEEIRVLMEESHRQGFIDKTELEFVDNVFDFADLSVREIMIPRTDMVCLDLEDSLEESIETAMEERLTRYPICDGGKDNVIGFLHIKDFLQTLYKKESPDLRKLARHALVVPEAMAVSRLLQTMQQERSQLAIVVDEYGGTAGMVTIEDVIEEIVGDIQDEFDTDRPLVEKKGACLYSVDAKMLLEELEDILEVAIDEEEIDSVGGWLSAHVDNPPRIGQKAAFGDAQFFVEETEGVRITRVLCRLGREPQKEHDEIVDLTQSRKTDGIRYMSGRRRDGKGAHVN, encoded by the coding sequence TTGGAAGATCCTTTTTTATTGTCTTTGAAAATTCTTGTCGTCTTTCTGCTCGTCTTCGGCAATGCGTTCTTCGTTGCGGCGGAGTTTTCCATCGTCAAGATGCGCAGTTCTCGGCTCGACGTGCTCATCGCCGAGGGCAACCGCCGCGCATCGTATGCGAAGAAGCTGGCCGATCGCCTTGACGTGGCGCTTTCCGTCACGCAGCTTGGCATCACCATCGTTTCCCTGGGCTTGGGCTGGCTCGGTGAGCCTGTTGTCGCTTCCTTGCTGCATCCGGCATTTTCGTGGTTCGGCGTGCCGGAGAGCGCGGTTGAAACCGTCTCCTTCGCCATCGCGTTCTTCCTCATCACCTCGCTGCACATCGTGGGCGGCGAGCTGATTCCGAAGAATGTCGCGATCCGCAAGGTCGAGAGTGTCGCGCTCACAGTCGCCTTGCCGCTCCTCGTCTTCCAGCGCATCATGTATCCTTTCGTCTGGCTGCTGAATCACGTCGCGAACTGGGCGGAGGAACGCATGGGCTTCTCCGTCGTGACGAAGGAGGAGGATGTGGCGCATACGGAAGAGGAGATCCGCGTCCTCATGGAGGAGAGTCATCGCCAAGGCTTCATCGATAAGACGGAATTGGAATTTGTCGACAACGTCTTTGACTTCGCCGATCTCTCCGTGCGCGAGATCATGATTCCGCGCACGGACATGGTCTGCCTCGATCTTGAGGACTCTTTGGAAGAGAGCATTGAGACGGCGATGGAGGAGAGGCTCACGCGCTATCCGATCTGCGACGGGGGCAAGGACAACGTCATCGGCTTTTTGCATATCAAGGACTTTTTACAAACGCTTTACAAGAAAGAATCGCCCGATCTTCGGAAGCTCGCGCGCCATGCGCTCGTCGTGCCCGAGGCCATGGCCGTCAGCCGCCTTTTGCAGACGATGCAGCAGGAGCGCTCGCAGCTCGCCATTGTCGTCGATGAGTATGGCGGCACGGCGGGCATGGTCACGATCGAGGACGTCATCGAGGAAATCGTCGGAGATATTCAGGACGAGTTCGATACGGATCGCCCGCTGGTGGAAAAGAAGGGTGCGTGCCTTTACTCCGTCGACGCCAAGATGCTTTTGGAGGAACTTGAGGACATCCTGGAGGTCGCGATCGACGAGGAGGAGATCGACAGCGTGGGCGGCTGGCTTTCGGCGCACGTCGACAATCCACCGCGCATCGGACAGAAGGCGGCATTCGGCGATGCACAGTTCTTTGTCGAGGAAACGGAGGGCGTGCGCATCACGCGCGTCCTCTGCCGCCTTGGGCGAGAGCCGCAGAAGGAGCATGACGAGATCGTCGATCTCACGCAGTCGCGCAAGACCGACGGCATAAGATATATGAGCGGGCGCCGCAGGGATGGAAAGGGCGCCCACGTGAATTGA